CACCAGGTCCCCTTGGAGGCCGAGCACGTGGACTTCCCCCCGGCCCACACGCAGGCGTCGGCGCTGAAGCCCCGGTAGGAGGCCACGAAGGGGGCCTGGCTCCAGTCCGTCTTGACGCGCCCGCCCATGGTGGCCCAGTCGTCGGCGTTCCAGAGGCTGGAGTAGAGCCGCATCGGCTGGTTCTTGGGGTAGGGTACACCCTTCGCTTCCATGTTCCTAAACACTCTGATTGGTGTTCCATCCACGTAGAACCTGAAAAAATATGGGCCAAAAAATAGTCAAGATCTTGGATAAGACGGAGTGGCCACCGTTTTGTATCACCTTGGGAAGTTGGGATATAACTTTAATATCAGGTGGAAAAAAGAAAGTAatttgggaaaaaaagaaaaaaaaaagaagctagaGATAAAAACCCAATAGATCACCACTTGATTCTTAAGTTAATCAACGGCCGACAATAGGCCAGGTCTGACGGGCACAATCGATTTACCATGTTTAGCCTGGTGAGCTGAGCGGTGATCTGATGGATGATCGATAGTAGTACTTGAGAGAGAATTATATAACACAGCTCTCACGAGAGAGTTTTCTAATAGTTTGTATTGTGAAAAAAATGATGGTCGATATTAactattatcataaaaaattaaatgaaaagACATTAAAATGCTACTATTTTCATTCAAGCCTTTTCAATAGTGTATAGTTTCTTCAACTATCACAGAtgtacaatttttttaaaaagaaaaaaaaaagtcttatGGGCGGAAGTCAAACAATTCTATCCATTTAAGACACAAACAATGGCTATAATGATGCTATTTTTATTGGTTATTATTCTAAACCTTGAATTAAAAATATGTGGAAGGGAAATAGGAATGTGTGTGCGGGTGTGTAATTTGAAACGCCTGGGGTCCAGCACATACTTCTATGGAgttctttattattttctacTATTTGAATGTTTTTTTCCCTTTAACAGAACAAATACTGGTTGTTAgcaaaaattatttatatatataaaaagatcAGATGCTGGTTTATAAGAACAGATTTGGGACCCCCTCtttccatcaatttttttttttaaaaaaaaagctataaAGGGATGAAACTTAACAATATCTGCTGCGGATTCCAGAGAATGGAGTAGGTATGGAAATCCATCCTGGGATCAAACCACAGATGGAACTGCTGCTCCCTGTCCCCCTTCCCCTGTGTGTATATATTGGTGTGAAGCGTGTATGGCTGCCCACTAAGATTGCCGAGGAACTCGAAGTCAATCTCATCATGAGTCGATCCTTGCGAGGATAGCTATGCAAAAGAAACACCAACCAATCCATCAATATATATCAAAAACCAATCAAAAAAGTGGGCCATAAGTGAAGCTGAGTGTCGAATTCATTGAAGTCAAGTTACATATAAGGTGGTGACGGTGCCGGCGGAGTTTCCAGGGACAAGCTTCATCCTCATGTCCATCCTTGCAAACAAATACTCTTGTTTGGATTGGAATCCAGAGCCGGATGCCTTGTCGAGGGAGAGCTGAAGGAGGTTGCCGTTTTCCAATATTTTTCCCCTCCCACTACCCCATGTCAGGTCGACGTCGGCGAGGAAGTTCGCCGACGCGGCCACGACGAGGGTCGTGAGGATCAGGGAGGCGTGCAGTAGGGATGGTTCTCTCATGTTTCCAAGTCGTGGGAGTGGAAGCGGCGAAGACTTTGGCTTTCAGCAGAGAAAGATAAAGTGGTGCTTTGGAAGAGGGTGGAAGGAGGGGCTCTATATATAGGgggaaaactttttttttggtgtatcTGGCTGCAGTGGTttcggaaaatattttttttttttgtaacggATATTATATATGGACAcccaaaaagataaaaaaataatatttcaaaGCGCTCTAAACAGTTATTTCTTTGATCTACAAGACACTGCCAGAGTAATAGACCCCATACGAGACTATCCTGAAAGAtatggacttttttttttttggtgaaaacgaCATGTTATATAGCTCTTACATGACTATGGCCATCCAAgttaagagaaaaaaatgataCACGCTAGAAGGGATAATATCTATCATGGTTCATGAAAAATTTTAGAATGCCGTGCAATAAAGGAGGCAGCTCAATCCACAGTCATGTTTGCCTTCCGATATATATATGCTGCTTGAAAAAACTATCTTTTTAATCAGTTTATGAATCTCACGAAATCAATAGGTGGCCAGAGAATAAAGTGGACCCTTATGTTGATTGGTCCTCCAGTTCTTTTTTAGCGTTTGGTTTGGCTACTCTAATTAATGTTAATCCACTACAATAAAGAGAATGCGACGTATCCTTCAATTGGGTCCAGGGGATGGCTATGATGGGAGAGTGGGCACGTACGGAGCCATTCCCCTCCAAAGCagagagagggggaaaaaaatatTCCAGAATGAGTTGAAAAGGCGGAGTTTTCTCAGAAGCAATGTAGGTTCTTAAGGCTATTATCACCAAACAGTGGTCCGGATGGTACTGCCTCCTGCCTCTTGAGGCGAGAAGCAAATTTGGGTTGTACAAGCAACTGAGATTCAAAAaatgtctttcatatcaaaaccAAATAACTTTACTTAGAGATTTAATGCACACATTTTTCTGATTTCATTATTGTACCCTTTGTTTTTGTGTAGATGGGAGGCAAGACTCAATTATTATTTCTCAGATACATACATCCGATAAATTAGCAtatggaaaataaaaaaagtccAGATGGCAACAGATTCTCGTGATACTTAGCATTGGCTGATTATCTtttcaaaaaatatgaaaatcttcaaaagaaatagaatCTTTAAGTTGCCAaatatcataaaaggtattgaTCCATGCAGCAACCATGATAGAGTCCCCTTCTAAGATAATAATCGTAGGATGAAAATTATGAAATGCTATGACTCAACCTTCCTAAGCAACTTGTAACTCAATCTAGGGTACAGAACAATGAGGCGAatcctttaaaaattttaattattagggtttttttcatgaatattcttctagaaatttaaatttacatgaatactttcttaaaatttatatttatttctatatcctcataaaatactgtttttgcacaaatatccctaatataacggttcttctaacaccgctaataaaaccatatttattttaattaaaaataaaataaaattttgaaattacttttttatccTCCATCGCGGTcgcttataaatatttctttttgcacatctatccattaaaaatattttagttattttaattaaaaaattatttttttaacagcATTAGATAGCGTTGGTACGtatgcaaaaataaagataaaaaaagagtaaaatagcaaaacaagtgttttacgagagtatacatgtaaatatcaattttgggatAGGATTCatacaaaattcgatatttaagaagatatttttataaaaaatcttaattattatataaaattattggCGAGCAGTGAAGAGGCGAGCGAATGCACTAGATCTTCGATATTATTTACTGGAGAGGACAAACCAATGATGTTGCACATTAGCTCCCAAGCAGATCTAGCAAATAAATGGTCACAGATCATATGATTAATGTTTTCCTCAACATCAACAGAGAGGTCACAGCAGGCATGCTGTTGGTACAGCATACCCCTATGACTCAAAGGGTCACACTTTTTTGAAGCCATTATTTTGTATACACTTGCCACTTGTTTTGTATGTAGCCAGGTAATAAAGATAAATGGCTATAAAAAGAAGAGTCTTAAAAGTAAATATTTAGTCAACAAACATGAAAGTCGAAACATAAAGTTTAAGTTCAAGTCCTTTTCGGATCAAATATGAGTGAGATCTTGAATTGACTTCAATAATCAGTTTCataattttgaagaaaaaaacaagAACATAACCCTCCTTTCTCTGATTTGGTTCCTTACTCGAATAGAAATTTGGTATAAAAATGTATTTTCAAATCAATTTTAAATCCATATATAAAGAAAGGGAAATTGAGGTCTGCCGTTTGGATTGACTACTATATTTCCTGGAGTCTTTGTAGATTTGTAATTTGATGCATGATACTTAATATCTATGATCATTTTATGTTTAATCCTTGGTTTGTGCATAATTAAGCGTGTAACAAAATAGATATAACTATGTgttgaggggaaaaaaaaaacatacctaATTGTGTATCTTGTCTAAACATAAAATGCTAATTATCCAAAGGATTAAACATAGGATGATGATTTAATAACTTAGAtgcctttttctttaaaaaaggtGGTGCATTTGAGTTCTATTTGAACCCAATGCTAAACTAAGGTAGGTAATCCAGTCTATTGCACTGCTAATTGGGCAATTGCGTCTACATATAAAATTCTCAAGTACTTCCATTGTTAGCAATGTGCGTGCATCACGTTTTTAAATGCATTTTCAAGTACTTCTATTGGTTAGAAGGTATCTTTGTGGTTTTTTTAGTTTATAACTACTCAAGATCTTCttggtgaataaccgatgtgagactaaatacataCTCACATAAATCTTCATATATTTCTTTCGTTCAAGTTCTGATATTTTCGTCAAGCTaagaatttaaatttatttaaatgtAATCACAAGCATCATAATCGATAAAAGGTCAAGTTCActctgatttatttttttaaagacaTTTTAGTCCTATATAACAACTTAAAACCTTTCCAATAAATAATCTAAATATATGTCCGTACGTAAGAATATTTAGATATACGCCATGCAGCAACCTTATTAGCTTGCAGTGTGGGAGACGTAATGTTCGTGTGGATTTGACTTGCAATGATTGGGATCTGGCTTGGCAAGAGATTTATTTCCTTCAAGTCTTTCGGTCTCAGCGATTAATATTGATATGGATGGTGTCATGTCGTACTCCAAGAAAGGATAGCTATCTAAAAGTGGACCAGAGCTTTATTACTGGCTCCAGCCTTTGCTGTGCTGTCTTTTTTGTCTCTAAGCTGCATTCCTTGTTCCATGGATGTGGATGGGTTTAATGCCAATGTTTTATCTGTGTATCATGAGTTAATATTGAAGAGGGGATACTTTAGAGCAGTTCCTTCTTCTATAATAACAAGATCCTTGGGACAAGAGCATACCAAATTGCCAATGTAGCTTAGAAGTTTTACATGGAACAAAGAGTGGAAATGATTTAGTAAATTCGCACTTTTCAACTAGGTACCATGCAGACTGTCATAGAAACACCATTAAGTAAATTTTCTCATCATTCATCACAAATGTTTCTTTCTTGTGTCCCCCAAACATGCTTGAATATAATCATGTGCTCTT
This portion of the Phoenix dactylifera cultivar Barhee BC4 unplaced genomic scaffold, palm_55x_up_171113_PBpolish2nd_filt_p 000490F, whole genome shotgun sequence genome encodes:
- the LOC120106202 gene encoding xyloglucan endotransglucosylase/hydrolase protein 22-like codes for the protein MREPSLLHASLILTTLVVAASANFLADVDLTWGSGRGKILENGNLLQLSLDKASGSGFQSKQEYLFARMDMRMKLVPGNSAGTVTTLYLSSQGSTHDEIDFEFLGNLSGQPYTLHTNIYTQGKGDREQQFHLWFDPRMDFHTYSILWNPQQILFYVDGTPIRVFRNMEAKGVPYPKNQPMRLYSSLWNADDWATMGGRVKTDWSQAPFVASYRGFSADACVWAGGKSTCSASKGTWWAQSLDSPGAQKLKWVRQKYMIYDYCKDPKRFPQGFPPECSPST